A genomic window from Montipora capricornis isolate CH-2021 chromosome 8, ASM3666992v2, whole genome shotgun sequence includes:
- the LOC138014527 gene encoding BTB/POZ domain-containing protein kctd15-like: MASRGSFPSILNLNVGGIVYTTTLKTITRDPKSLLGRMFSGIHEVACDSKGNYFVDRDGSLFRHVLNFLRTWELCLPQPFDEFEQLSAEADFYQVGDLIKALQTRRENRRRNPPPSDGLSVITVTDNIPQLVVDGQGELLAEVFEDVMGPGYFRRTKRTRIILSGISKMDAFDLLYRHGFELEGCNGGASNNRAVFHEYIFARKINFNCKEKFDQKHGRLTLQ, translated from the coding sequence ATGGCTTCAAGAGGCAGTTTCCCATCAATTTTAAATCTTAACGTTGGCGGAATCGTTTACACTACAACTTTGAAGACTATTACACGTGATCCAAAATCGTTGCTGGGAAGAATGTTCAGTGGCATACATGAAGTTGCTTGTGATTCCAAGGGTAATTATTTCGTTGATCGAGACGGATCTCTCTTCCGGCATGTCCTCAACTTTCTCCGTACGTGGGAACTTTGTCTTCCCCAGCCTTTCGACGAGTTTGAACAACTAAGTGCCGAAGCAGACTTCTATCAAGTTGGTGATCTCATTAAAGCTCTCCAAACACGCCGCGAGAATCGTCGAAGAAATCCACCGCCAAGCGATGGGCTGAGTGTAATTACCGTGACTGATAACATACCTCAACTGGTTGTAGACGGCCAAGGAGAACTTCTCGCAGAAGTATTCGAGGATGTCATGGGGCCGGGGTACTTTAGGAGAACAAAGCGCACCAGAATAATATTATCGGGGATATCCAAGATGGACGCCTTCGATCTGCTGTATAGGCATGGATTTGAATTGGAAGGCTGCAACGGGGGAGCAAGTAACAACAGGGCAGTATTCCACGAGTACATTTTTGCGCGGAAAATAAACTTTAATTGTAAAGAAAAATTCGACCAAAAGCATGGTAGACTCACGCTTCAGTAG